The following proteins are encoded in a genomic region of Labeo rohita strain BAU-BD-2019 chromosome 5, IGBB_LRoh.1.0, whole genome shotgun sequence:
- the golph3a gene encoding Golgi phosphoprotein 3 has protein sequence MSTLTQRSSGLVQRRTEASRSAAAADRDRGSGDEDYEPRRGDEQDDDDSGDSKETRLTLMEEVLLLGLKDREGYTSFWNDCISSGLRGCMLIELALRGRLQLEACGMRRKSLLARKVICKSDAPTGDVLLDEALKHIKDTQPPETVQSWIELLSGETWNPLKLHYQLRNVRERLAKNLVEKGVLTTEKQNFLLFDMTTHPLTNNNIKQRLIKKVQEAVLDKWVNDPHRMDKRLLALIFLAHSSDVLENAFAPLLDDQYDLAMKRVRQLLDLEPEGESMKNNTNELLWAVVAAFTK, from the exons ATGAGTACTTTGACCCAGCGGAGCTCCGGCCTGGTGCAAAGACGCACCGAGGCATCGCGCAGCGCTGCAGCCGCCGACAGAGACCGCGGATCCGGCGACGAGGACTACGAGCCCCGCCGCGGAGACGAGCAGGACGACGATGACAGCGGTGATTCGAAGGAAACCAGACTGACCCTGATGGAAGAAGTACTGCTGCTGGGCTTGAAAGACCGcgag GGCTACACCTCCTTCTGGAATGACTGCATTTCATCAGGCCTGCGGGGCTGCATGCTCATTGAGCTGGCCTTACGGGGAAGACTGCAGCTGGAGGCCTGTGGCATGAGGAGGAAAAGCCTACTTGCCCGGAAG gttataTGTAAGTCTGATGCGCCAACGGGGGATGTGCTGTTGGATGAGGCTCTGAAACACATAAAAGACACTCAACCGCCCGAAACCGTGCAGAGCTGGATAGAGTTACTCAGTG GTGAGACATGGAACCCATTGAAGCTTCACTATCAGCTGCGTAATGTCCGAGAGCGCCTGGCTAAGAACCTCGTAGAGAAGGGCGTCCTCACTACCGAAAAACAAAACTTTCTTCTGTTCGACATGACTACACACCCGCttaccaataataatattaagcagCGCCTTATTAAGAAGGTGCAGGAGGCCGTGCTGGACAAGTGGGTGAACGACCCTCACCGAATGGACAAGCGTCTTCTGGCCCTTATATTCCTCGCCCATTCCTCCGACGTACTAGAGAACGCGTTCGCCCCGCTGCTGGATGACCAGTACGATCTGGCCATGAAGAGAGTACGGCAACTGCTGGACCTGGAGCCTGAGGGCGAGAGCATGAAGAATAACACCAATGAGCTGCTGTGGGCTGTGGTGGCTGCCTTCACCAAATGA